Genomic segment of Methanolobus mangrovi:
CAAATTTGCCACCGAGAATGACCGTGTCGTCACAGGTGTATCTTCAATACAGGCTGCATGTGCTCGTTTTCATGTTGAGATGTCAAATCTTGCCCTAATAACAGCACATGGTAGGGATCCGGCTCCTGCAAAAGAAGCTTTTGTCAGGGAAATTAGCCTGGGCAAAAACATCTTTCTGTTGCCAGCCGACAGTTTTGGACCTAAGGAAGTTGCACTAGTTCTTCAGGAAATGGACGTGGATGCCAGAATCTGTATCTATGAGGATATAGGGTACCCATATGAGCGTGCTGTATGTGGTACTGTGGCTGAGCCTCCTGAGAATCGTTCTGATATGTACTGTATTGTGATCGTACGTTAGATGGTTTCAAAAAAGCTTCATTTTTATAATTACACAATTTCTTCTGTTTTAACAGTATCCTTCTCATTTCATAACTATATGTGTGCTATAGCGATAGTAATAACCATTAAAGATTAGTGGCATGTCATAATGTATTTATTTGTATTATTATAGTGACTAACGTTACTAACCACAAACGTGAATCGTTATGTTTATGTACCATAACATATTACATCCATTATCCAAAACAAATTTAGTTGATTAGGTATGGTACTTTAATTGATTATGTATTGTGATCAAAAATGGAAGGTGAAAATTAATGCATATATTTGAGGGCTTTCTACCCTCTCCCTGGTGGCAGGCATGGTTCGTATTCTCCATCCCTGTGATATTGTATGGCATGTACAAAATG
This window contains:
- a CDS encoding cobalt-precorrin-7 (C(5))-methyltransferase, with protein sequence MIIVGVGVGPKMLTQEAIEVISNAPVVYGSRRSIELVEEFIKCESHLIKDYKNLHLLPDDAVILSTGDPMFSGLGKFATENDRVVTGVSSIQAACARFHVEMSNLALITAHGRDPAPAKEAFVREISLGKNIFLLPADSFGPKEVALVLQEMDVDARICIYEDIGYPYERAVCGTVAEPPENRSDMYCIVIVR